Within Lentimicrobiaceae bacterium, the genomic segment GATTGAATCTATTAACTTTGTTTTCCTGCAACATATCCATAACCTTTTTCACTTTGATGTAATCTGTCTTTGCATCGGCTTTTATAGCCACTTCAGAGTTAAGATTTACGATACGTGCAAAGCGAATCCACATAAGTAATTGGTTATCGGTAGAATCATAAGGAATTCCTGTTTGGAATTCTTCTCGTTTCTTTGAGTCTTTGGTATGTAGCCAAGTTTTAATGAACTTTATGGGCATACCGAATGAGGAATACTTTGCAAAAGTTCCAATTTCTTCTTTGGTAAATTTAATTTGGTAATACTCACCTATTTTCTGTATAAGATCCGCACGGTATTTTGTTGTGGTATCTTTTCCATTGTCGAAATTGAAAAACACTTTACCTTCTTTGTCGACGAGTAAGGTCATTATATTATTATCAGGTGCTTGTTTTTCGGAAATCGAGGAGGGGCTGTCAACTGTAGCAGCTTCCTGTGGACGAAAAGATGCGGTAAGCATAAAGAAAGTTAAAAGCAACGAAAACAAGTCCACCAATGGCGTCATGTCAATGTGTGGAGACTTTGTTGGCAGCTTAATTTTTGGCATAGTTACTATTTTTTATTTTCAAATACGGTACATGAAATAGTGTTGTATTCGAAAAGTTAAATACTTAGCGTTTAATTTGAGAGGAAAAGGTCTGGAGTAAGCTAAAATTGGCTTCATCCATTTTGAAAGTCAGGCTATCAATCTTTGTTGAAAAGAAATTGTAAAGAACAATAGCTAATGTTGAGCCACTAATACCAAATGCTGTGTTGATAAGAGCTTCTGAAATACCGGTTGCCAATTGAAGAGCATCGGGGGATCCTGCCTGTGCAAGAGCGGCAAATGCACGAATCATACCTAATACTGTACCGATAAGACCGATAAGTACTGATATGGAGGCAATTGTTGAAAGAATAACGAGGTTGCGCGACAGCATGGGAAGTTCGAGAGCAGTAGCTTCTTCCAACTCTTTCTGCATTGCTAATGTTTTTTGTTCTTTTTCCAATTTTTCATCGTCTCTCAGTTCAGTATATTTTACTAAGCCAGATTTCATGATGTTAGCTAATGAACCTTGTTGTTTATCGCAGGCACTGATGGCTTCATTAATTTTATTTGCAGAAAGTAAGCTCTGAATGTTTTTTACAAACAGATTGATTTTACCTTTTCCTTTGGCTTTGGAAATGGTAATTGCTCTTTCAATAGAGAAAGTGATGAGGACAAGAAGTAAAGACATTAATAAAGGAACGATAAAACCTCCTTTATAAATTGTAGCTAAATAATTTCCTGGCAGTGGCGTCCCTTTTGGATTTCCTCCTTCAAAGTTTACAGGATTTCCCATTACATAGATGAAAATCAGCACAGAAACAATTAATGCTATTAAAATAGTACCAACTGCAAATGCGGAACGCAATGTGTCTTTCAGGGATTGTGATTGACTGTTTTTGCTCATTTTTTTAGGATTTTAAGTTTATTTACTTGATTTTGCTGTTATTAATAATTGGTTGGCAAAAGTAATAATTATTTATTTACTACAAAAGCCTCATTTTAAAAAAATAACATGCTTTAAAAAATTAATTGGTTTATATTGTTATAATTAATTCGAAATCAATGCTATTTAACAACTTTTTTCATTGCTTCAAGTATTGTTTTGGCTTTTTCGTCGGTTGGTACTATGGCTAAAGCTTTTTCGCAATACTGAATTGAATTTAACGCATCAACCGTACTTTTGCTATCGTTATACTGAACAAAATAATAATAACTAAGGTAGGAATAAGCTTCAAAAATATCTTTTGAATATTTAGCCGAATCTGCAATGGCTTTTTGAATAAAAATTTCATATACCGGCTTGGCGAGTCCACGTGTGGCATCCTGATCAATTTTTGATTTTGTACGGGCATGCCACAGGTAAGCCTGAACATAGTCGGGTTGCAAGGAAATCAATGATGCAAAATTAGTATCAGCAAAGTTCCAGTTTTGAAGGTTATAATATACTTTGCCAAGGTTATAGTAGTCGCCGGGTGTAGCTTTTCCAAGTGTTTTCAGCAGTTCATAATATTTTGCTCCTTCATCATATTTTTTAAGCTTGCTGTAACTTAATGCAATTTCTGAAAGAAGTTCTGTTCTGGTGGTGTCCATTTGATAAGCCTTGTACAATTTTTCGACGGCAAGGGAGTCGTTTTTAGTTTTCGACAATAATCGTCCGTAATAAACATAATCGTCAGCTCTTACTTTTTCTGGTTTGGTTTTTTGGATGAATTTTTCAATATATTTTAATCCATCGTCGTATTGTTTGGTCTCAAAATAGGAATAAGCCAGTCCTCTGTACAAGTCAATGCGGGAAGAATCTACCGAAAGAATTTCTTGAATGGTTGCAATTACTTCTTTATATTTTTTTGCGTTGATGAGCGCTGATGCATACCTGATTTTTGCAGAAATATTACCAGCTGAAAGTTCAAGAAATTTATCATAATTTTTAATTGCATTATCGTATTGACGGGCAAGGGTATATATATTTCCTAGTTCGCGGTAAGCAGGTGCGAAGGTGGAGTCTGTTTTTATTGCATCTTTGTAATATTCTAAGGCATCAGTGTAATTTTTTGCCCGTAACCATAATTGTCCGATACGTAGTTTTGCTTTTGGTGAAGAAGGATCAAGCTCTTGTGCTTTTTTGTAGTTGGATATTGCATTGGATCCGTCGTTATTTTCCATATAGTAGTCTCCAATAATAATATACAATTCTGGAACTTTCACCTTATCAACTCCAGGCTTTTTGGGGTCTTGTAACAATGTTTGTGCTTGCCCGAGCAGTTTATATGCCTCGGGGAAGTCCTTTTTGGGTGCCTTGATGTAAGCTTCAGCAATATTATAAAGAATAAGAACCTGGCGATCGAGGTCCATCACTACATTTTTATTGGCTTTGCTGGGAAGAAAGGATTTGGCTTTACTAAAATAGGATTTTGCATTTGCAGTATCACCGCTGTAAAGTGCTAATTTACCTAAGCCTATGTAATTCAATGGGTTATTTGGATCAACGTCTATACCTTTTTTGAAAAGAAGCATAGCAGGTTCCGATACATCACTAAGAACAGTTCCTTCGGCATCAGTAAAATACATTTTGAGGTAATTTCCACCATAATAATAGTATATATCACCATTGTTAGGTGTTTTTTCCAAAAGTAATTTGTATCCTTTTTCAGCAGATTCAAATTGTTCACTTTCTGTTAGCTTAATTACATAGCTTAAATCCTGAGCATGAACTTTTAAAACTAAAGAACAACATGTGATAATGAAAAATAAAACCGATTTTTTAACTGTTGAATACATAGATGGGCAGATAATTAAATATTTATTTTTGAAATTTATTAAACTTTATTTTTTTATTTGTACCAATCGAATGGGCATGGTAGCAGGCACTAATCCTGATTTAAGTACAATGCGTTGTCCCTGGTCCCCAGCAATGAATTGTATGAAACCAGACCCCAGTCCAACAAAAGTTTCACGGGAAATTGCATACATAGAACGAATAAAAGGATATGTGCCTTCCGCAATATAGCCCTGATAAGGTTTGCGAAACTCTCCTGAACCTTCAGTATCACCGGGTTGTCCAATAGACGCAATACTGATTTTTTTTAGAAATGTGGCACTTAGGGTATCATCACGGTCGCTAATCCAGTTAACACTGATTATGCCAATAGCATTTTTGTTTTTTTCTACATAGTTGATTACTTCTTCGTTCGAATTTACTGCGTAGCAATAATCAGGGAAGCTTTCTTTTATACCAAATTTTTCACGAATAAAGCGGGGATTACCTGATGAATTGTTGTCGAAAACAACTTTTATATTACTAAGTGACGAATTTTTGTCTATTTGTTTCCAAGAATTAATATTTCCATTAAAAACTGATTGCAACTGGTCGTATCGTAATAAAGTATCCTTGTTTTCTTTATTTAGGATAAATGCAAGGGCATCATATGCAATCCGAGTGGTACGGGGAATAATTTTTACCTGGTTAAGCATTTTTTTCTGCTCATTACTTAATTCTCTGTTCACGATCATCAGCCGGATTGAATCTTTCATAAATAAATCGTAAGCATCCACTTCTGTAGTATATTTTGCCGTTATTGATGAATAGGGGTATATTTTCTGAAAGGTATAGATTTGTGTATCTATAAGCAGTTGATACGATTCGTCAACGGCAATTTTGATTGTACCCCGAGTGGTTGTTTCATCAGGAGTCTTCACTTTTCCGGTGTTGCACCCCAAAAGTAAAACCATGCTTAACAATATTACAATCAGACTTTTAAACATAAAGCAATGTCTTTATATGTTTATAACAAGGTTGACAAAAGTATATATTATAACCCATTCACACAAGTTTTATTGTATAAGCTCTTGAGTCGGTGGCTAAAAATTATTTTCACGATATTTACTCCAAATCCGGGCAGCTCTGAACAAACCATAAGCTATGAAAAAAAATCCAAAAATTACTTTTATATTTTTGGGCAGATTGTATTTTTCAGCAAAAAAAAACAGGAAGGTTCCTATTCCCAAATAGAGGAATACGACTACAATTCCCAGAATTTGCATCATTTTTCCTAACGGGTTTTGCATATATATAGGTTTTAAAAAAAGTTAAATATTTTACTAAATTAAGGTATCAGCAATTTTCGAGCCAGATATTCCATGCAGTTTTTGCCTGCTGATGCAACATAAACAAGCCATTGCTGATTTTTGCTCTCTGTTTTTTTGCTTTTTGCAGTAGGAGGGTTTTTTCAGGGTTGTAAATCAAATCAATGATAATAGTATTACACGTAAAAAAGCCAAAAGGCAAAGGCGGGTATTCAGTTACATTGGGAAATTGCCCCAAAGGAGTAGTATTGATAATTAAATTATGAGTAGAAATAATATCTTTGTCAACCTGAGAGTAATAAATTGTGTTTATGTTTTTCGGATTTCGCGAAACGAACAAATGTTCGATATTTTTAGACGATAATACATGGCTAACAGATTTTGATGCACCTCCAGTTCCTATAATTAATGCTTTCTTTATCGAAAAATGCTGATTCATAGCTAATAAATGTTTGAAACCTGTTACATCAGTATTGTATCCTTTTAAATAAATTTTATTGTTGGTGCGAAAAATTTTAACTGTATTTACAGACCCTGTTTCAATGGCTGATGTATCCATTTGGTCGAGAAAAGGAATAATTTGTATTTTAAAAGGCGATGTTACATTAAAACCAAGTAAATTGTTCTGTTTGCTTATCCATGATCTGATATTTTCGATGTTTTTCATCGGAAAAAGTTTGTATTCAGCAATAATCGCAGGATAAAGGGTATGAAATTCCTGAAGAAAATATTCTGCTGATTTTGAATGTGTAAGCGGGTATCCTATTAATCCGAATGTAATCATTGTAATTGAAATTCAGCTATATATTTCCCAATTACAGGGAATATTTTGCAAGTAAACTGGAAAAAAGAGGTTCTTTTAACAATTCCGGAACAAAATCAGTAAGTTTCTCAATATCTTCGGAATGTGTTTTTAATAAATTTTCTACTTCCATATAAAATGCATCGGTGTTCCCTGCAAGATACAGATAGGCGGCATTCCGGTATTGGAATTGAATATTGTCGGGTTGGAGGTTCATTCCGTTTCTGATGGTTGATAATGCCGCGTCAATATTTCCTATTTCGCAATATACCTCGGAATATTCGAGCCATATTTCCGGGTCAAGGTAGTCAAGTTCCGTAACTTTTTCATAAGAAATTAGGGCATCAGCATACATCAGGTGTTTAAATTGTAAGTCGCCTAAGATGAACCAATATTCTGAATTATCAGGGTCCATTTTTGTAGCTCTGGTGATGTGTTTAAGGGCTTCTTCGAAACTTCCCAGTTCATCTTCTGCTATGCCCAGTCCAATATGTGCATCAGCAAAGTTATCATCAATTTCTAACGATTTACTGAAGTTAATTTTTGCCGATTCAAATTTTTTTTGTTTTTCGTAGCACTCGCCTATGTAATAGTAGGTCAATGCTTCAGGGGGTTCATACAAAAAAGTTTCCCTGTACACTTCAATGGCTTGATCAAACTGATTTGTATTGGCAAACGCATTGGCTTTATTAAAATATGCAGAAGCAAAAGTGGGGTCAATGGCAATTGAATAATCGTAGGCTTCAATGGCTTTATCAAGTTGTTCGAGGTTTCCGTAAGCCAAACCCAGATTAAACCATGCATGATGCGAATAGGGATATTTGTTGATGAATTGGTTGAAAAAAGTTATGCTTTCTTCATTTCTGTTGGAAATTTCATAACAAAATGAAATTTCGTAAAGAAAGGAACTATTTTCGGGATTAATTTCCAATGCCTTCTGGAGATATTCCAGTGCTTTTTCGTATTTTCCCAGGTTCTCATATTCAAAAGCGATATTTCCATACACTTCGTCGAGTTCTTCGGTGAGGTTCAGGGCTTTTTTGTATTCTTCAATAGCTTTTTCGTATCGTTTTAGCTGACTGTATATTGCCCCCTTGGTAAGAAAAACATCGCCATCGGCAGTATAATTCTGTTCAATATCCGATAAAATGCGCAGCGCCTTTTCCGTATTGTCTGACGAAGCCAGTAACTGGGCTTTCTTTAATTTAAAAATAACATTTGTAGGATGTTGCTCGCTTGCAAACTGAATGGCAATTTCTGATTGGCTAAAATTATTTTTGAACAAGTAAAAATCTATAATGTCTTCAAATTCATCTGCATCAAAAAAATACTGCACCTCACCTCGCGCCATTTCTTCAAATTTCTCGAGAAGAGCTTGCGTGTTACTATCTTCATTTTCCTCGAATTCAAGGGGATCGAAATCTTCTTCCATTTCAATAAAATATGGCACAAAATTAATAAAAGAAAACGAATGTAAGTGTATTTTTTTTATGAACCGACTGAAAATTAGCAGTTGAAAAATTTTAAAATGAATTAATTATAAATCCTATATTTTTGCGCTTTTAAAACTACATGAATGACATTGATTAAATCTATTTCCGGAATAAGAGGAACGATAGGCGGAAAAGCTGGCGAAGGACTTAGTCCAGTGGATATTATGCGATTTACCTCTGCTTTTGTAACGTTTGTTCAACAACAAAGCGAAAAAAATCATCTTTGTTTTGTTATAGGGAGAGATGCCCGCATTTCGGGTGAAATGGTAAGCCATTTGGTATCCGGGACTCTAATGGGTATGGGCGTGGATGTTATTGATACCGGTTTAAGCACCACTCCTACAGTAGAAATGGCTGTTACCGAAGCAAAAGCCGATGGCGGAATCATCATTACGGCAAGCCATAATCCTAAAAACTGGAATGCGTTAAAGCTGTTAAATGAAAAAGGGGAATTTATTTCGGCTACTGATGGCGAAAAAATTTTAGAAATTGCTGATAAAAACCCGGCTGTGTTTGCGGAGGTTGATGCGTTGGGCAAATATTGCTTTGATGACACATTTTTGCAGAAACATATTGATAAAGTATTGAATCTACCATTGGTAGATACAAAATCCATTAAAAACGCCAATTTTATAGTAGCAATTGATGCCGTAAACTCTACAGGTGGATTAGCTCTTCCTTTATTATTAAAAGCATTGGGTGTTAATCAGGTAATTGAGTTGTACTGCACACCTGACGGAAAATTTCCGCATAACCCGGAACCCCTGCCCGAACATCTGACTGAATTATCAAAAACAGTAGTTAAAAATGCTGCCCATGTCGGTTTTTCTGTTGACCCTGATGTTGACAGGCTGGCAATTGTGATGGAAGATGGCGAAATGTTTGGGGAAGAATATACACTTGTTGCCGTAGCAGATTATGTGCTGAAAAACACTCCCGGGAGTACTGTTTCCAATTTATCCTCAACCAGGGCTTTGCATGATGTAACGGTAAAAGCCGGCTGTAGTTATTTTGCCTCTGCTGTGGGCGAAGTGAATGTAGTGGAAATGATGAAGATTCATCAAGCTGTGATTGGCGGCGAAGGTAACGGAGGTGTAATCTATCCCGAATTGCATTATGGACGCGATGCCCTGGTGGGAATTGCTTTGTTTTTAACTTATCTTGCAAAAACAGGAAAAAAATGCTCTTTTTTACGAAGCATGTACCCACAGTATTTTATTTCTAAAAACAAAATATTGTTTGAACCCGATATGGATGTTGACAATTTGCTGGAAAGTATTGCAAGAAAATACCAAAACGAGAAAGTTAACACTGCGGATGGAGTGAAAATTGATTTTGCCGATGAATGGGTACACCTCAGGAAATCGAATACCGAACCCGTCATTCGGATTTATGCCGAAAGCAATACAATGGCTACAGCAGAATTTCTGGCGGGAAAAATAATTGACGATATTAAGGAAATTATTAGGGAATAAAATGTGTACTTTGCATAATTAGAATCATTTATTAATCCAAAAATTAATGCCTGCAAAAAGTATAAAGAAAAAAAGTAAAAAAGTAAAATTCAAAAAGATTATTTTTAAACTTTCTGAGAAACAAAAAAAAGTAATTGACAAGTACTGTAAGTTGCATAAAACCACTCCTAACAAGTTTTATAAAAAAGCATTAATGCAATATTTGTTGAATTACGCCAGCTTGTCGCCTGATGACGAGTATTATATCAGCGAAAATCAGTTAAAACTATTCGATGAGAATGAAACAGAGGTAATTGTTGAAGAAGCGGATTCTGGGATGTTTTAATTCCGTATTTTCCTACATTTACGTAGCTGCGCCGACCCTTTAAATAGCTTGAATTCACTACACTGATCCGGCTGATCCCCTGGTGGCTGCACGTATGCTATACTTGCAGAAAAAGCCCTTGGATGGGGGAATCTGCATGTTGAGGGCAGTTTATTCGATGATTTAATATGGCAAAAAAGCTAAAAAATTCAAGGAAGATGTTAAATATAAAAGCTGTGAAGTCGTATTTACCCCGGATACATTACGAAAAAAGCCATCTGTCGTAATTTTGCATCTGTAATATGGAAATGATTAAACTAATAAGTCAATGTGTAAATTTTTTGCAAATTAAACATGAAGGGAAATTGTGATTAGACAGTTTCTATCATATTATAATTCAGTCAATAATATTTTAAATTAAAATTAAAAAAATGGAAGAAGTAAAATTTAATTCTGAAAATTTGTTACTGCCACTGGTGGAAGCAAGAATAGAGTTGGTTAACAACAGGCTGCACTTTAAAGGGCAGGCGGGTAATAACTCCCCTGTAGATGTGGATTATATACCGCCCTTAGGGGACAACTTGGGTTATACTTCGTTGGAATTATTTCTTATCAGCCTTGCTACCTGCGTAAGTAGTGCGGTGTTGCCACTGCTGCGAAAAATGAAAAAAGAGATTAAGAGTTTGCAGGTTGTGGCAAAAGGCAAGCGCAGGAATCAGCATCCTACCTGTTTTGAAGAAATTACACTGGAATTTGTTTTACAATCTCCGGATACAAAAAAAGAAGAAGTGGAAAAATTGCTTCATCTTGCCGAGGAAACCTATTGTCCGGTGTGGGCAATGATAAAGAATAATGTGAAAGTAAATTCGCAGATTACAATAATATAGTGTAATTTATATAATCATCAAAGCAAAAGAGGTTGTTTTCTTAGTAAAATAACTTCTTTTTTTGAGGTTTAGCAGGATATTCCTAACTATTCATTGAGATGAGGAATTCCTCGTTGGTTTGGGTATATTTCATTTTTTCTTTCAAAAATTCCATGGCTTCCAATGGATTCATATCCGCAAGGTGGTTACGAAGTATCCAGATACGTTGCAGTTGTTCTTTGTCCACCAGCAGGTCTTCGCGTCGGGTGCTGGATGCAACGATATCAATGGATGGATAGATGCGTTTGTTAGAAAGTTTGCGGTCTAACTGCAATTCCATATTGCCGGTACCTTTGAATTCTTCAAATATCACTTCATCCATTTTTGAACCGG encodes:
- a CDS encoding substrate-binding domain-containing protein; translation: MVLLLGCNTGKVKTPDETTTRGTIKIAVDESYQLLIDTQIYTFQKIYPYSSITAKYTTEVDAYDLFMKDSIRLMIVNRELSNEQKKMLNQVKIIPRTTRIAYDALAFILNKENKDTLLRYDQLQSVFNGNINSWKQIDKNSSLSNIKVVFDNNSSGNPRFIREKFGIKESFPDYCYAVNSNEEVINYVEKNKNAIGIISVNWISDRDDTLSATFLKKISIASIGQPGDTEGSGEFRKPYQGYIAEGTYPFIRSMYAISRETFVGLGSGFIQFIAGDQGQRIVLKSGLVPATMPIRLVQIKK
- the glmM gene encoding phosphoglucosamine mutase, yielding MTLIKSISGIRGTIGGKAGEGLSPVDIMRFTSAFVTFVQQQSEKNHLCFVIGRDARISGEMVSHLVSGTLMGMGVDVIDTGLSTTPTVEMAVTEAKADGGIIITASHNPKNWNALKLLNEKGEFISATDGEKILEIADKNPAVFAEVDALGKYCFDDTFLQKHIDKVLNLPLVDTKSIKNANFIVAIDAVNSTGGLALPLLLKALGVNQVIELYCTPDGKFPHNPEPLPEHLTELSKTVVKNAAHVGFSVDPDVDRLAIVMEDGEMFGEEYTLVAVADYVLKNTPGSTVSNLSSTRALHDVTVKAGCSYFASAVGEVNVVEMMKIHQAVIGGEGNGGVIYPELHYGRDALVGIALFLTYLAKTGKKCSFLRSMYPQYFISKNKILFEPDMDVDNLLESIARKYQNEKVNTADGVKIDFADEWVHLRKSNTEPVIRIYAESNTMATAEFLAGKIIDDIKEIIRE
- a CDS encoding tetratricopeptide repeat protein, with translation MEKTPNNGDIYYYYGGNYLKMYFTDAEGTVLSDVSEPAMLLFKKGIDVDPNNPLNYIGLGKLALYSGDTANAKSYFSKAKSFLPSKANKNVVMDLDRQVLILYNIAEAYIKAPKKDFPEAYKLLGQAQTLLQDPKKPGVDKVKVPELYIIIGDYYMENNDGSNAISNYKKAQELDPSSPKAKLRIGQLWLRAKNYTDALEYYKDAIKTDSTFAPAYRELGNIYTLARQYDNAIKNYDKFLELSAGNISAKIRYASALINAKKYKEVIATIQEILSVDSSRIDLYRGLAYSYFETKQYDDGLKYIEKFIQKTKPEKVRADDYVYYGRLLSKTKNDSLAVEKLYKAYQMDTTRTELLSEIALSYSKLKKYDEGAKYYELLKTLGKATPGDYYNLGKVYYNLQNWNFADTNFASLISLQPDYVQAYLWHARTKSKIDQDATRGLAKPVYEIFIQKAIADSAKYSKDIFEAYSYLSYYYFVQYNDSKSTVDALNSIQYCEKALAIVPTDEKAKTILEAMKKVVK
- a CDS encoding biopolymer transporter ExbD: MPKIKLPTKSPHIDMTPLVDLFSLLLTFFMLTASFRPQEAATVDSPSSISEKQAPDNNIMTLLVDKEGKVFFNFDNGKDTTTKYRADLIQKIGEYYQIKFTKEEIGTFAKYSSFGMPIKFIKTWLHTKDSKKREEFQTGIPYDSTDNQLLMWIRFARIVNLNSEVAIKADAKTDYIKVKKVMDMLQENKVNRFNLVTNLQKEEAKPEDIK
- a CDS encoding MotA/TolQ/ExbB proton channel family protein — translated: MSKNSQSQSLKDTLRSAFAVGTILIALIVSVLIFIYVMGNPVNFEGGNPKGTPLPGNYLATIYKGGFIVPLLMSLLLVLITFSIERAITISKAKGKGKINLFVKNIQSLLSANKINEAISACDKQQGSLANIMKSGLVKYTELRDDEKLEKEQKTLAMQKELEEATALELPMLSRNLVILSTIASISVLIGLIGTVLGMIRAFAALAQAGSPDALQLATGISEALINTAFGISGSTLAIVLYNFFSTKIDSLTFKMDEANFSLLQTFSSQIKR
- the aroE gene encoding shikimate dehydrogenase (AroE; catalyzes the conversion of shikimate to 3-dehydroshikimate), whose translation is MITFGLIGYPLTHSKSAEYFLQEFHTLYPAIIAEYKLFPMKNIENIRSWISKQNNLLGFNVTSPFKIQIIPFLDQMDTSAIETGSVNTVKIFRTNNKIYLKGYNTDVTGFKHLLAMNQHFSIKKALIIGTGGASKSVSHVLSSKNIEHLFVSRNPKNINTIYYSQVDKDIISTHNLIINTTPLGQFPNVTEYPPLPFGFFTCNTIIIDLIYNPEKTLLLQKAKKQRAKISNGLFMLHQQAKTAWNIWLENC
- a CDS encoding OsmC family protein, whose product is MEEVKFNSENLLLPLVEARIELVNNRLHFKGQAGNNSPVDVDYIPPLGDNLGYTSLELFLISLATCVSSAVLPLLRKMKKEIKSLQVVAKGKRRNQHPTCFEEITLEFVLQSPDTKKEEVEKLLHLAEETYCPVWAMIKNNVKVNSQITII
- a CDS encoding tetratricopeptide repeat protein translates to MEEDFDPLEFEENEDSNTQALLEKFEEMARGEVQYFFDADEFEDIIDFYLFKNNFSQSEIAIQFASEQHPTNVIFKLKKAQLLASSDNTEKALRILSDIEQNYTADGDVFLTKGAIYSQLKRYEKAIEEYKKALNLTEELDEVYGNIAFEYENLGKYEKALEYLQKALEINPENSSFLYEISFCYEISNRNEESITFFNQFINKYPYSHHAWFNLGLAYGNLEQLDKAIEAYDYSIAIDPTFASAYFNKANAFANTNQFDQAIEVYRETFLYEPPEALTYYYIGECYEKQKKFESAKINFSKSLEIDDNFADAHIGLGIAEDELGSFEEALKHITRATKMDPDNSEYWFILGDLQFKHLMYADALISYEKVTELDYLDPEIWLEYSEVYCEIGNIDAALSTIRNGMNLQPDNIQFQYRNAAYLYLAGNTDAFYMEVENLLKTHSEDIEKLTDFVPELLKEPLFSSLLAKYSL